The Paramisgurnus dabryanus chromosome 17, PD_genome_1.1, whole genome shotgun sequence genome includes the window gattaagttctttttttaatattattttttaaatagatgaAGTGAATATTGAAggaaaagcagccaataagagcccagATTAAATGTGAACTCCTTCGATattcttttaaattcatcctAAGGTGAAACTTTTTGATGAAATGATACGAGTACGATTCTGCAATTTCTAGGCATAGGGTGACTGCACTtcagatgataaaatataacagttttgaTTCATTTTGGATGTTTTTAGTCACCGTTTCATCTGTGTTATGCCATAATTTGGGAGAGTTTATTAATATTCTGTAATGtagaaaaatatacaaataaagtgtgtttcaaaacatatatattttattttaattcaaattaaaatgtaaaaatacattCAGGATATATTCAtatcaaatacatttatttcaggagATCACTGTATAAAGTAATTTCCTACTTAATATAAAACAGCATGGTTCAgtaaaatttgtttaaaaatcatGTATGTACTGTAAGGTGTGTAAAACCGTGACATTTCTCATGAAATAAGCAAATGATTTCACCTGGTATGAGATGTGCATATGTTAAACTAACATACAGCACACTGATGAGAATCTTATCAGCTAATGGATCCAAAGCGCTGCCCAGAGCCGATTTCTGACTGGGCCATTTACGTGCGATGTAGCCGTCCAACTGAAATAAAAACCATAgatcaataaaaacatttttataaccAGGAAACATCAAGAGAGTAAACAGATGTCGATGTCATAAGATCAGATCATGATATTATAAATCAGGATTTTATTTCTGCTTACCAAATCTGTTGCTCCAGCCAGCACAAAAAGTCCAAGAGAGATATGAAAACACTTCTCCATGATTAAATATCCCAGGACTGGAGACAACAGAATCCGGGCAATGCAAAGATAATTTGGGATTGTCCATGGATTCTCATACTGTCAataaaaagcacaaaaataaGTGCATAGATGAAATGCATTGACACAGATGTCTGACAAGTACAAAACGTGACTGGTTGAATCCAGGTCAAAGTATTAATATAGAAATATTGTTACTGCAAACAACTATTACATTTAACTAAGGAAAGGGGAGTaatattaaacccattattaaaTACGTGAGTTACACTTATATCTGCTTTGTTTGATCTGTTTTGATCAATTGAATTCAAGCTCATCTGTAGTATAAAGACTGAGCGGGTGTATCAGACATTTGACAGGCACAGAGTATTGTTTATACTATATACACGTAAAGCATCAGTTAAACAGACTGATTCACTCACCAGCTCtgtaaactgaaaatgtccctCATTAGCTGAAGGTGATGAAGGTGAGACTCCATCATCTTCATCAGTTTCCCTTGGATCCCGTGTTGAAGATTTTTCTCCCAAAACATCATTTTTAGATGCTTTTGTACAAAACGCATTTGAAACACTTGGAGTAAGCCCAGACCTTAACACGGGAAGATTGTAGTGATGGTTATATAGTTTTGTTCGACATATAGATGTTAGAAGTTCAGATTGTTGATGTATTCCTCTGTGAAGGTCCAGATGTGTTGATGAAGGTCCACATGTGTAAATGGTCCTGGTCTTCAACCATCTGAGCTCTGTTTTAGTGTTTCTCAGCTGTTTGTTTGGAGGTATTTTATTATAGTGGTACCTGACAGCAGTGCTGACAGTCAGTCTGTGTGCGTGCCCTCTAGCACACCCCAACAAGTTGTTTTTACAAGCGGCCCAAAACATGTCAGCTGTTTTACTCAATAGCAATTGTCTTCGATCCCTTTAACTGAGCAGCATTTGTCAATTCATGCATGTTTTCAGATATTAACTCGTTcattttgttattattttaaagattcAAACGCGTCCCACATGTTATTTTTGCCATGCCGTAATGCGCGCCGCGGCTCTGTGTTTACGACAGCTGTCGTAAAATGGGCGGTGCGGAAATCAAAGCGCTTCAGAAAAATCTTTAATGTTGATTTAATTACGTATATATATACACGCATATGCAATAATTACAgtaattatttataatataatattaccaataataataattacttatgccaaattataataaattcataatttttttaattcataaattttatataaatcttcaacattttctttaatagaCTTTTCATAAGTAATCTAAACACTATTTTATATGTGTATAAATGTATAGAtgtgtacatatatatatagtaatTTTGTATCTGTATGTGCATTGGCTTTCTCAGAGATTCAAACCTATGACCTCtgcactgtatatatatatatgccattttgcctttattaaagagtgAATGAGGAGAGggcaggaaagtacagggaaaAGAGAGGGATATGGGATTGGCAAATGACCAAGAGCCGGGAATTGAAAgtgcgaaagcaccacatgtcagagcgctgcccactacatCATCGGCTCCCTAGGGTTGCCACCTGTCCCGGTTTTACCGGGATTGTCCTTCTTTTTAATAACCTGTCCCGGGAAATGTATCAACTCTCCCGGGACACTGAATGTCCCGGTTTTCGAAAAGCTATGTGAATATGAAATTTAGCGCGCGCACGGCAGAGAGGGAGACcttgcgtctgtgtgtgtgtgtttgcctcaTTTAGCGCATGTAAGACAGAGAGCATCCTGATTGGCCTGTTTCAGAACATCAACCAATCAATTGTCAGTGTGGGCGGGCTTTTATCTCTTCTCCCGAACCAAACTATCAGTGTATCTAGAAACAGGAGCGCCATGGCAGAGGGAGAGTGCCCAAAAAGCGAAaatataagacacattttacaccagactacacgaaagtgtatccctgtcttaaaagagttaaaatattGCATGGTGTAGAGTTTGTAACAGTGACTTCAGCTTAACCTATGGCGGGTTAAatgattgtaaaatacatgttgaggtgagttcaacaagtttaatttcatgtgcATATTTGCTAGTTGCTATTTAGACctgtttaaaggtgcaatggaatataaataaaaacagtttacataaatagtataagcagctttaataaattgtaaaactgatttacatattttaacataatgaacaaataattgggtaacaatttacaataaggttcattagttaacacatgaactaataataaactgcacttattgcataaagcaattttttatctttgttaatgttattaatacatttatttaaatcttgttaacattagttaatgctctgtgaactaacatgaataaaccatgaacagctgtatttttatttagtaacgttatcaaagattaacaaatacagtaacaaatgtactgctcacggttagttcatgttagttaatacattaactaatgttaacaaatacgaattgaaaaaaaagagaattgtaaagtgttgccaatAATTGCATAgccctatagaaatattatgctATGGGGGGGCTTGTGAGCAAACCAATTGGCCGGGTCATCGATATGTCCAGGTTTTTTATCAGACATGGGTGGCAACCCTAGCTCCGacagatgtcaaataaatctttgttgtccccagagtaaatatgtgaagttttagctcaagatatcataaagataatttattataaaatgttaaaattgacactgtaggtgtgagcagaaatgtgccgtttttaggtgtgtcctttaaaatgcaaaatgagctgatatctgcattaaatggcagtTCCGTGGTTGGATGGTgaagattaaggggcggtattattataataagatccccttctgacatcacaagaggaaccaaatttcaatgagctatttttatacatgcttgcaaagaactAAGTTACTAGGTTTTCCTTTACatattttctaagttgatagaagcactggggacccaattataacacttaaacattgaaaaagtcagattttcatggtatgtcccctttaagttacatgaaaataaattacacaatacattttaaccATTCTGTTTTAATTACCAGACATGCAGTCACAGATTCAgtttaattaaaagttttatctgacattaaaattgtgagaattctgtatatttatttacatgAACAATGATGTACAAACATTGTACAGTTAATAACACTGAAATATTGAAACATTCACATTAACATACAAATTAAACAAGgctataaatatgtatattttttatgtaaaacacaaaacagtaaacAGAGTATAACACTGTATTTGTGTAAATCATATAGTCTGAAGCTGATAGGTCCTGTGACCTTTCTTCAGAAGGTAACCCTGCTCATTAAGAGCACTGATAAATCCTTCAAAATCCACAAcctgatgaaacaaaaaaagaaacatcatggtgtaaatttaaataaatgcacgATAATGTAAAGTAGagtaaaacattgtgtttacCTGTATTTGTAGATCTTTGGCGAGCTGTCGAAGCTCCTGGACCTCAAACATGGTTTTGTGTGTGCGTTCAGCAAGCTTGTTTAACGCTGTGATGAATTTCTTGACTTTGGAGCGGTTACTCATTCCAGACCCAAGCTGAGAACGGTCAAAATCCAAACGGCCAAATTCATCAGAATATGTGTCGATTAGGCTGAACACAGAATAGAAAAGTTGAgcataaaattatttcattcaATTAAACAAAGATATTAACATGTTATTGTACATAAGATAAAGTGCTGTTTTTAGGAGACACCTGTGTTTCATGATCTCAACAACATCCTCTGCATCACTTTGTGTAGCTTTCTCTCTCAGCTCA containing:
- the crls1 gene encoding cardiolipin synthase (CMP-forming); the encoded protein is MFWAACKNNLLGCARGHAHRLTVSTAVRYHYNKIPPNKQLRNTKTELRWLKTRTIYTCGPSSTHLDLHRGIHQQSELLTSICRTKLYNHHYNLPVLRSGLTPSVSNAFCTKASKNDVLGEKSSTRDPRETDEDDGVSPSSPSANEGHFQFTELYENPWTIPNYLCIARILLSPVLGYLIMEKCFHISLGLFVLAGATDLLDGYIARKWPSQKSALGSALDPLADKILISVLYVSLTYAHLIPAPLTALIICRDVGLIAAVFYVRYKTVPAPVTLSKFFNPCYRTAQLKPTLISKINTGVQLFLVAASLAAPVFHYTDSVLLQSLWYITALTTVVSGYSYYHYGKKTVEVLNNIK